The Engraulis encrasicolus isolate BLACKSEA-1 chromosome 22, IST_EnEncr_1.0, whole genome shotgun sequence genome includes a region encoding these proteins:
- the sult5a1 gene encoding sulfotransferase family 5A, member 1 isoform X1 yields the protein MSRLDVTETFHGLTWPGHLHTQESLNYATNFKFKDSDTLIVTYPKSGTTWMQEMVTLINSQGDPTLSRSVPNWARAPWLEQYYCPEVLSSMQEPRTLTTHMPYSALAPALKDSKAKVIYIGRNPRDVAVSSYHFCHFAKFMPTPASFQEYLNHFLQGKVHFGSWFDHVKSWTDAKEDIQNFFFITYEEMKQDLRGSIKRVSSFLQRPLVDSEITASEQQCSFATMKNNPMVNYTLVPEEIMSHNSGKFMRKGASGDWRNTFTVNQSLVFDAVYEAQMQYSPLRTLWPNATDLQVATKCPVTAASASSSTCHVVGHQDLMGCS from the exons ATGTCTCGACTCGATGTGACAGAAACGTTTCATGGGCTCACTTGGCCGGGCCACTTGCATACTCAAGAGTCTCTGAACTACGCCACAAATTTTAAGTTCAAGGACTCCGATACGCTTATTGTCACCTACCCAAAGTCCG GGACGACATGGATGCAAGAGATGGTGACCCTTATTAACAGTCAAGGAGACCCCACTCTGTCCCGGAGTGTCCCTAACTGGGCGCGTGCCCCGTGGCTAGAGCAGTACTACTGCCCTGAGGTGCTCAGCTCCATGCAGGAGCCACggacactcaccacacacatgcCCTACAGTGCTCTGGCCCCCGCGCTCAAGGACTCCAAAGCTAAA GTCATATACATCGGAAGGAACCCCAGAGATGTGGCTGTGTCCTCCTACCACTTCTGCCATTTTGCCAAGTTCATGCCCACTCCAGCCTCTTTCCAGGAATACCTCAACCACTTTTTACAAGGAAAAG TGCATTTTGGAAGTTGGTTTGATCATGTGAAAAGCTGGACTGATGCAAAGGAAGACATTCAAAACTTTTTCTTCATTACGTATGAAGAGATGAAACAG GACCTGCGTGGCTCCATCAAGAGGGTGAGCAGCTTCCTTCAGCGCCCCCTGGTGGACTCTGAGATAACTGCCAGTGAGCAGCAGTGCAGCTTCGCGACCATGAAGAACAACCCCATGGTGAACTACACCCTGGTGCCAGAGGAGATCATGAGCCACAACAGCGGGAAGTTCATGAGGAAAG GGGCTAGTGGAGACTGGCGCAACACCTTCACCGTGAACCAGAGTCTGGTGTTCGACGCGGTGTATGAGGCCCAGATGCAGTACAGTCCCCTGAGGACGCTGTGGCCCAACGCCACCGACCTGCAGGTGGCCACCAAGTGCCCGGTGACCGCTGCCAGTGCCAGCTCCTCCACGTGTCACGTCGTGGGTCATCAGGATTTAATGGGCTGCTCATGA
- the sult5a1 gene encoding sulfotransferase family 5A, member 1 isoform X2, whose translation MESQQPDIPETVYYTLKRTTWMQEMVTLINSQGDPTLSRSVPNWARAPWLEQYYCPEVLSSMQEPRTLTTHMPYSALAPALKDSKAKVIYIGRNPRDVAVSSYHFCHFAKFMPTPASFQEYLNHFLQGKVHFGSWFDHVKSWTDAKEDIQNFFFITYEEMKQDLRGSIKRVSSFLQRPLVDSEITASEQQCSFATMKNNPMVNYTLVPEEIMSHNSGKFMRKGASGDWRNTFTVNQSLVFDAVYEAQMQYSPLRTLWPNATDLQVATKCPVTAASASSSTCHVVGHQDLMGCS comes from the exons ATGGAGTCGCAGCAGCCAGACATTCCAGAAACGGTCTACTACACTCTCAAAA GGACGACATGGATGCAAGAGATGGTGACCCTTATTAACAGTCAAGGAGACCCCACTCTGTCCCGGAGTGTCCCTAACTGGGCGCGTGCCCCGTGGCTAGAGCAGTACTACTGCCCTGAGGTGCTCAGCTCCATGCAGGAGCCACggacactcaccacacacatgcCCTACAGTGCTCTGGCCCCCGCGCTCAAGGACTCCAAAGCTAAA GTCATATACATCGGAAGGAACCCCAGAGATGTGGCTGTGTCCTCCTACCACTTCTGCCATTTTGCCAAGTTCATGCCCACTCCAGCCTCTTTCCAGGAATACCTCAACCACTTTTTACAAGGAAAAG TGCATTTTGGAAGTTGGTTTGATCATGTGAAAAGCTGGACTGATGCAAAGGAAGACATTCAAAACTTTTTCTTCATTACGTATGAAGAGATGAAACAG GACCTGCGTGGCTCCATCAAGAGGGTGAGCAGCTTCCTTCAGCGCCCCCTGGTGGACTCTGAGATAACTGCCAGTGAGCAGCAGTGCAGCTTCGCGACCATGAAGAACAACCCCATGGTGAACTACACCCTGGTGCCAGAGGAGATCATGAGCCACAACAGCGGGAAGTTCATGAGGAAAG GGGCTAGTGGAGACTGGCGCAACACCTTCACCGTGAACCAGAGTCTGGTGTTCGACGCGGTGTATGAGGCCCAGATGCAGTACAGTCCCCTGAGGACGCTGTGGCCCAACGCCACCGACCTGCAGGTGGCCACCAAGTGCCCGGTGACCGCTGCCAGTGCCAGCTCCTCCACGTGTCACGTCGTGGGTCATCAGGATTTAATGGGCTGCTCATGA
- the dpep1 gene encoding dipeptidase 1 produces MRGSTRGAGCVLAAVAIVLVLALGVRAQSNETLRERALQLMAETPLIDGHNDLPWQLRKRFNNQLSKVDLNTLEGTHSNIPKIKEGKLSAQFWAAYVPCDSQYKDAVRQTLEQIDIIHRMCSKYPNDFMFATSTADIMTAFQQNKTASLIGVEGGHSIDSSLGTLRTMYQLGVRYMTLTHSCNTPWADNWLVDTGADPVEHHGLSPFGKQLILEMNRIGMLVDLAHVSEEVMNQVLDMSIAPVIFSHSSAYEVCKHKRNVPDSVLLKVKEKQGIVMINFYNDYVTCSKTATLSDVADHFDHIFKIGGPTIIGFGGDYDGVTRVPVGLEDVSKYPALVEELLRRNWSDEDIKAALGGNLLRVFRKVEEVRDSMKATLPDDLPIPLEEVENTCRTNDGYPTITGHAGISASHSPLALLIPLLIAAHLG; encoded by the exons ATGAGGGGGTCAACCAGGGGAGCGGGCTGCGTGCTGGCTGCTGTGGCCATCGTGTTGGTACTCGCGCTCGGCGTCAGGGCCCAGAGTAACGAAACGCTCAGAGAGCGCGCACTCCAGCTCATGGCCGAAACTCCACTCATAGACGG TCACAATGACCTTCCCTGGCAGTTAAGGAAGCGATTTAATAACCAACTCAGCAAAGTTGACCTCAACACCCTTGAAGGCACACACTCCAACATCCCCAAAATCAAGGAAGGAAAACTCTCTGCTcag TTCTGGGCTGCATATGTTCCCTGTGATTCCCAATACAAGGATGCCGTCAGACAGACTCTCGAACAAATCGATATCATCCACAGAATGTGCAGCAAATATCCAAATGACTTCATGTTTGCTACAAGCACTGCAG aCATCATGACAGCCTTCCAGCAGAACAAGACGGCCAGCCTGATTGGCGTTGAGGGAGGCCACTCCATCGACAGCAGCCTGGGGACACTGCGCACCATGTACCAGCTCGGCGTGCGCTACATGACCCTCACACACAGCTGCAACACGCCCTG GGCTGACAATTGGCTTGTTGACACTGGAGCAGATCCTGTGGAGCATCACGGCCTGTCACCGTTTGGAAAG CAACTAATCTTGGAGATGAACCGTATTGGGATGCTGGTAGATCTGGCCCATGTCTCAGAGGAAGTCATGAACCAGGTGCTGGACATGTCCATAGCACCCGTTATCTTCAGCCACTCGTCAGCCTATGAAGTGTGCAAACACAAGAGGAATGTTCCGGACAGCGTGCTCCTGAAAGTG AAAGAAAAGCAAGGGATTGTGATGATAAATTTCTACAATGATTATGTCACCTGCAGTAAAACGGCCACCCTCAGCGACGTAGCAG ACCATTTTGACCACATATTCAAGATTGGTGGCCCTACCATCATTGGCTTTGGAGGGGATTATGACGGCGTGACAAG GGTGCCTGTGGGGCTGGAGGATGTGTCTAAGTACCCAGCTCTGGTGGAGGAGCTCCTGAGGAGGAACTGGAGTGATGAGGACATCAAGGCAGCGCTGGGAGGAAACCTCCTGAGGGTCTTcaggaaggtggaggag GTGCGCGACAGTATGAAGGCAACCCTGCCAGATGACCTGCCCATTCCCCTTGAGGAAGTGGAGAACACTTGTAGGACCAACGATGGCTACCCCACAATTACAGGCCATGCTGGCATCAGTGCCAGCCACAGCCCCTTGGCTCTGCTCATCCCCCTGCTGATTGCTGCCCACCTGGGATAA